The region CGCAGCCAACGCCAGCGGAAGTAGTCACGTTACCATTGGCATCAACATAAGAATAAGAAAGCTGGTGAACTGCTCCAGTACTTTCTGCAGTACGATATGTAAGATACAATCCTCCGCCATGATCATCTGGCTGTGAAGCCATTGGAATAGAGGTGTAAGCATGGAAATAATCATAATAACTGGATAATAATCCTACGGGTTCGGTTGCCCATTCCCATTCAGGAACATTGCGAGATATTCTTGATTGAGATGTTGGACTAAATGGGGAATCCACAGGTGTTACACTCTTGGTATCTACTGGGAAATCAGCTGAAAAAAGGCATGTAACCAAGCCTATGAACACTAAAATAATTAAAGTCTTCTTCATAAATTCTCCTTGGAAAGAAATTCTATATTATAATATATGGCAAAGGGCATTATTTGGCAAGTAAAAAATAATATTCAGTAAATTATTGTTAGAATATATTTACTTTGTTTCTTGAATATTCCGTTTGAACAGTAAAATAATTATTCCTGCAAAAGCAGGTAATAAATTGCTCAAACAGAATACGATCAGGGAACAGGACACTGCCAGCTCAGCGCTGATTCCTAGCGAGGGATACACCTGAACTGCCAGATATTCTCTCACTCCTAACCCTGAAATCGTTATGGGGATGAGGTTTCCCGCTTGAACTAAGGGAACGCTTTTAAAGGCTGAGAGAAAACTGAATTCTGTATAGTTCTGTAGAAATATTGTATATTGAAAGATCGTTAATAAATTTGTGGTTATCTGGATCGCAAGAGCCGGGATCAAGGTGAGTCTGTATTGCCGAAAATAATTATAATACTTTCTTTTTAAAGGTGAGATGATCAAAAGAATAAAAGGTAATGATAATGCTGCCAATGGCAGAATGAATTTCAGGAATAATGATAAACCAGAAAAATATAATGAACTTGCCAGGCTGGCAAAAAAGATGATGCACCAGCTCTGGATCATTTTCTCATAGGTGATGGAAAGAAATGAATCTTTCTTTCTGATGGGTAAATACAGCATTCTGCCATACACGCCCACTCCACCAGGAGAGATCATCCGGAATGAGAAACCCACAAAAAAGGAAGTGATCTTTTGCGAAAAGGTCAGTTTGCTGTCTGGATTAAGCTGCAGAAACAAACTCCAGTTTAAATATTGTAGAAATATCTTGATCAGACTGATCACTAAGAGAGCGGCCAGAACCCCCGGTTTTAGTTCCGAGAGAATTCCCAATACCCTGACTAAATCAATTTTACTT is a window of Candidatus Stygibacter australis DNA encoding:
- a CDS encoding lysylphosphatidylglycerol synthase domain-containing protein, whose amino-acid sequence is SKIDLVRVLGILSELKPGVLAALLVISLIKIFLQYLNWSLFLQLNPDSKLTFSQKITSFFVGFSFRMISPGGVGVYGRMLYLPIRKKDSFLSITYEKMIQSWCIIFFASLASSLYFSGLSLFLKFILPLAALSLPFILLIISPLKRKYYNYFRQYRLTLIPALAIQITTNLLTIFQYTIFLQNYTEFSFLSAFKSVPLVQAGNLIPITISGLGVREYLAVQVYPSLGISAELAVSCSLIVFCLSNLLPAFAGIIILLFKRNIQETK